A single window of Chloracidobacterium thermophilum B DNA harbors:
- a CDS encoding protein kinase domain-containing protein: protein MKACPQCRRTYTADIAFCPYDGRPLSQVSDEEELGEDPLVGRVFIDRYHLTARIGEGGMCTVYRGTHVLTRKLWAVKILHAELAAQRRAVKRFQKEAQAASRIDHANVIQVTDFGTSEEGYVYLVMEYLEGSTLKRAIQTDGPFTLERTVHIVRQIGDALDAAHAQNVIHRDLKPENIMLLPTEEAERERVKVLDFGIAKVQEDTTDSAPLTAQNMVMGTPQYMSPEQAKGLELDARSDIYSLGIITYEMLTGKTPFHGGPSKVILSKHANEIPPSPRRLRPDLSAHVERVIMRALEKSPLRRQQSGSEFARELELAVRLAATMTKRETERTPVITVPALPSAPEVVEPPPPPPSLPVDTVMASQTVVAREVPRRSATWRTVIIVAVVIACVLLGSIIWWSLRG from the coding sequence ATGAAAGCCTGTCCGCAATGTCGGCGCACGTACACGGCAGACATCGCCTTTTGTCCCTACGACGGAAGGCCACTGTCCCAGGTGTCCGATGAAGAAGAACTGGGCGAAGACCCGCTCGTAGGGCGGGTCTTCATAGACCGCTACCACCTCACGGCGCGCATTGGTGAAGGTGGGATGTGTACGGTGTACCGTGGCACTCACGTCCTGACGCGCAAACTCTGGGCGGTCAAGATTCTCCACGCCGAACTGGCGGCCCAGCGCCGTGCGGTCAAGCGGTTTCAGAAAGAAGCCCAGGCAGCCAGCCGCATTGACCACGCCAATGTCATTCAGGTCACGGACTTCGGGACGAGCGAGGAAGGCTACGTCTATCTGGTTATGGAGTATCTGGAAGGCTCGACACTCAAGCGGGCCATCCAGACCGACGGGCCGTTTACGCTCGAACGGACGGTGCACATCGTACGGCAGATTGGGGACGCCCTGGATGCCGCGCATGCCCAGAATGTCATTCACCGCGACCTCAAACCGGAAAACATCATGCTCCTGCCCACGGAAGAAGCCGAGCGGGAACGGGTCAAGGTGCTTGATTTCGGGATCGCCAAGGTACAGGAAGACACCACGGACAGCGCTCCACTCACGGCGCAGAACATGGTTATGGGCACGCCGCAGTACATGTCTCCCGAACAGGCCAAGGGACTCGAACTCGATGCCCGGTCAGACATCTACAGTCTGGGGATCATCACCTACGAAATGCTGACCGGCAAAACCCCATTTCACGGCGGCCCATCCAAAGTCATCCTGAGCAAGCATGCCAACGAGATTCCCCCTTCGCCCCGCCGGCTGCGGCCCGACCTGTCGGCGCATGTCGAGCGCGTCATCATGCGGGCGCTTGAGAAAAGCCCCCTGCGGCGGCAGCAGTCAGGCAGTGAATTTGCCCGTGAACTGGAACTGGCAGTGCGCCTGGCAGCCACCATGACCAAGCGGGAGACAGAGCGCACACCGGTCATCACCGTACCGGCACTTCCCAGTGCGCCGGAAGTGGTTGAACCACCACCGCCGCCGCCAAGCCTTCCGGTTGATACCGTCATGGCCTCCCAGACAGTCGTGGCCCGTGAAGTTCCCCGGCGGAGCGCAACCTGGCGCACAGTCATCATTGTGGCTGTCGTCATAGCGTGTGTGCTTCTGGGCAGCATCATTTGGTGGTCCCTGCGAGGTTAG
- the secA gene encoding preprotein translocase subunit SecA, translating to MLLDKVLAKIFGSANERYLKRIRPLVSAINDREARLQALSDAELQAQTARFKERLDQGESLDDLLPDAFATVREASRRVTGMRHFDVQLIGGIALHHGRIAEMRTGEGKTLVATLPVYLNALTGRGVHVVTVNDYLAKRDAEWMGKIYRFLGLSVGVIQNHLYDDERRAAYACDITYGTNNEFGFDYLRDNMKYSVKSCVQRGHYFAIVDEVDSILIDEARTPLIIAGPSDESSEKYYLANDVIPKLNPATDYLVDEKTHTAALTESGIERVEKLLGVENLYDPANFELLHCVNQALKAHTLYHRDKEYMVRDGQVIIVDEHTGRPMDGRRWSDGLHQAVEAKEGVKIEAETQTLATITLQNYFRMYEKLAGMTGTAETEAAEFAKIYNLEVTVIPTHRPMIRQDYPDLIYRTAEEKWNAIVEEIKERHQTGQPILVGTASVANSELVSRKLSAIGIPHNVLNAKYHEREAEIVAQAGRKGMVTIATNMAGRGTDILLGGNPEFLTDAELRRQGRNPAEVPPEERQALFEQIKAQTDREHAEVVALGGLHIIGSERHESRRIDNQLRGRAGRQGDPGSSRFYLSLEDDLMRIFGGERLKNIMLTLGMEEGVAIESRMVSRRVEAAQKSVEAHNFSIRKHLLEYDDVMNLQRETIYNLRRELMEGAEGGRQFIHLAEDLLADVIRRYLHGRPEEWDVDGLRVALLDLYAYDCEAEKLDFEHLNREEIRAKVWQTVLERYRAREAKIGAENLRQLERHVMLNIVDAHWKKHLATLDHLKEGVGLRGYGQKDPLIEYKKESSRLFEEMIDRMDEECVRILFNMRIEVAEASALDFENELVAGDEAASDEFEVAGELAGEVPAPPTLPRRVAQRAPTASLPTSRPATGQVYTAANAGAARAGEGGTVVRRTPKIGRNEPCPCGSGKKYKNCHGA from the coding sequence ATGCTTCTCGACAAGGTTCTTGCCAAAATCTTTGGTAGCGCCAATGAACGCTACCTCAAGCGGATTCGCCCCCTTGTGTCGGCCATCAACGACCGGGAAGCCAGGCTCCAGGCACTGTCCGACGCCGAGCTGCAGGCGCAGACGGCACGTTTCAAGGAACGGCTGGACCAGGGTGAGTCTCTGGATGACCTGTTGCCGGATGCTTTTGCCACGGTCCGCGAAGCCTCGCGGCGTGTGACCGGGATGCGCCACTTTGATGTCCAGCTCATCGGCGGCATCGCCCTCCACCACGGACGCATTGCCGAAATGCGTACCGGCGAAGGCAAAACCCTTGTGGCCACCCTGCCGGTGTATCTCAACGCGCTGACAGGACGCGGCGTGCACGTCGTCACCGTCAATGACTACCTGGCCAAGCGCGACGCCGAGTGGATGGGCAAGATTTACCGGTTTCTGGGCCTTTCTGTCGGCGTCATCCAGAACCATCTCTACGATGACGAACGCCGCGCGGCCTATGCCTGCGACATCACCTACGGCACCAACAACGAGTTCGGCTTCGATTACCTGCGCGACAACATGAAGTATTCGGTCAAATCCTGCGTCCAGCGTGGTCACTATTTCGCCATCGTGGACGAAGTGGATTCGATCCTCATTGACGAAGCCCGCACACCGCTCATCATCGCCGGCCCCTCGGACGAATCGAGTGAAAAGTATTACCTCGCCAACGATGTCATTCCCAAGCTCAACCCGGCCACCGACTACCTGGTGGATGAAAAAACGCACACGGCGGCGCTGACCGAAAGCGGCATCGAACGGGTTGAAAAGCTGCTTGGGGTTGAAAACCTCTACGATCCGGCCAACTTCGAGCTGTTGCACTGCGTCAATCAGGCGCTCAAGGCCCATACCCTCTATCACCGCGACAAGGAATACATGGTGCGGGATGGGCAGGTCATCATCGTGGATGAACACACCGGGCGTCCGATGGACGGACGGCGCTGGTCAGATGGTCTGCACCAGGCAGTGGAAGCCAAGGAAGGCGTCAAAATTGAGGCCGAAACCCAGACGCTGGCGACCATCACCCTCCAGAACTACTTCCGCATGTACGAAAAGCTGGCCGGGATGACTGGCACGGCTGAAACCGAAGCGGCGGAATTTGCCAAGATTTACAACCTGGAAGTCACCGTGATCCCGACGCACCGGCCGATGATTCGGCAGGATTATCCTGACCTCATTTACCGGACGGCCGAAGAGAAATGGAACGCCATTGTTGAAGAAATCAAGGAACGGCACCAGACCGGTCAGCCGATCCTGGTCGGGACAGCTTCGGTTGCCAACTCGGAACTCGTTTCGCGGAAGCTTTCCGCTATTGGCATTCCTCACAACGTGCTGAATGCCAAGTACCACGAACGGGAAGCGGAAATCGTTGCCCAGGCGGGGCGCAAGGGGATGGTCACGATTGCCACCAACATGGCTGGCCGCGGTACGGACATTCTGCTTGGCGGCAATCCCGAATTTCTGACTGACGCCGAACTGCGCCGGCAGGGACGCAATCCGGCGGAAGTGCCGCCGGAAGAGCGCCAGGCCCTGTTTGAGCAGATCAAAGCCCAGACCGACCGGGAGCATGCCGAAGTCGTAGCGCTCGGCGGGCTGCACATCATCGGGAGTGAACGCCACGAATCCCGCCGCATTGACAACCAGTTGCGCGGCCGCGCCGGCCGGCAGGGCGACCCCGGTTCCTCACGGTTCTACCTGTCACTCGAAGACGACCTGATGCGCATCTTCGGCGGCGAACGGCTCAAGAACATCATGCTGACGCTGGGCATGGAAGAAGGCGTCGCCATCGAAAGCCGCATGGTGTCGCGGCGGGTGGAAGCCGCCCAGAAGTCGGTCGAAGCCCATAACTTTTCCATCCGCAAGCATCTGCTCGAATATGACGATGTGATGAACCTTCAGCGCGAAACCATTTACAACCTGCGGCGCGAGTTGATGGAAGGCGCAGAAGGTGGGCGGCAATTCATTCACCTGGCCGAGGACCTGCTCGCGGATGTCATCCGGCGCTACCTCCACGGGCGCCCGGAAGAATGGGACGTGGACGGCCTGCGCGTGGCTTTACTCGATCTCTATGCCTATGATTGCGAAGCCGAAAAGCTCGACTTCGAGCACCTGAACCGGGAAGAAATCCGCGCCAAGGTGTGGCAGACCGTCCTTGAGCGATACCGGGCACGGGAAGCCAAGATTGGAGCTGAAAATCTGCGCCAACTCGAACGCCACGTGATGCTCAATATCGTTGATGCTCACTGGAAAAAGCATCTCGCCACGCTCGACCATCTCAAGGAAGGCGTCGGCCTGCGCGGGTACGGGCAGAAAGACCCTCTGATTGAATACAAGAAAGAATCCAGCCGGCTCTTTGAAGAGATGATTGACCGGATGGATGAGGAATGCGTGCGCATCCTGTTCAACATGCGTATTGAGGTCGCTGAAGCCTCAGCGCTTGACTTCGAGAATGAACTGGTCGCCGGCGATGAAGCTGCCAGTGACGAGTTTGAAGTTGCTGGTGAACTTGCCGGCGAAGTGCCTGCGCCTCCCACGCTTCCGCGCCGGGTTGCACAACGTGCCCCAACGGCTTCCCTGCCAACCTCCCGCCCGGCGACCGGGCAGGTGTACACGGCCGCCAACGCCGGTGCCGCCCGGGCCGGTGAAGGCGGAACGGTCGTCCGCCGCACACCCAAGATCGGACGCAACGAACCCTGCCCCTGCGGCTCTGGCAAGAAGTACAAAAACTGCCACGGCGCATAA
- a CDS encoding ABC transporter substrate-binding protein, with product MQTTTRAATALSLALSLCLTLATGCGTASRKLMAGTDAKPAKCEPGKQGGTLRLALSFGPLTFNPFVDSTPDTLAVLRKLYGTLLDYDFEKQVVEDSGLATAVSLAGDGKTYRVTLRKCFFSDGSPLVPDDVVFSYEQALKAGSALSDLLKTGVGNERGEARFSIVDAQTVEIQFNDAISADAAKFVFARIPIVSKTNFPTVADDPTKIACSGPFVVKSFSPNKELRLAANPNYWKVDNAGTVLPYLNEVVYDLGVDRKTQSERFVEGKYDVIDYLLPEQAKAVEGQAKVRNAGGSLRVWTLVGNTRIDQTKVDRNRAKHFLNDDFREAVSRLIDRKRLAASVLGGNADPCFGLITPGNTTWYDPNAPRYEPNVETAKAALQAAGYSYRDGKLIDGIKTPVRFKFTVPKEPTAVAIGQSIVQDLTAAGLDIVLDEQPLEKWWKALTSGVFDMILVEIQPELPDPIFLQPFVTGSRPYFAEPVITNAQTDLRGYDWFKKIAKNFDLALRQKTIEERRKLYNDFQRSWNEVTPVLHLVSEHTIAGARSNVLNIRLAKFDPAATWNLEELYLK from the coding sequence ATGCAGACAACAACTCGAGCGGCGACAGCGCTTTCGCTGGCGCTTTCCCTCTGTCTGACGTTGGCGACGGGATGTGGAACGGCCTCCCGCAAACTCATGGCCGGCACAGATGCCAAGCCGGCCAAATGTGAGCCGGGCAAACAAGGCGGGACACTCCGGCTGGCGCTGTCCTTTGGACCTTTGACCTTCAACCCCTTCGTGGATTCCACCCCCGATACGCTGGCTGTCCTGCGTAAGCTCTACGGCACGCTGCTGGATTACGACTTTGAAAAACAGGTTGTCGAGGACAGCGGTCTGGCCACGGCGGTCTCCCTGGCCGGTGACGGGAAAACCTACCGGGTGACGCTCCGCAAGTGCTTTTTTTCGGATGGCTCTCCCCTGGTGCCGGATGATGTGGTCTTCTCGTACGAACAAGCTCTCAAGGCTGGCTCTGCCCTGAGCGACCTGCTCAAAACCGGCGTGGGCAATGAACGCGGGGAAGCCAGGTTCAGCATCGTTGACGCCCAAACCGTAGAGATTCAATTCAACGATGCCATCTCGGCTGATGCTGCGAAGTTTGTCTTTGCCCGGATTCCCATTGTCTCCAAAACCAACTTCCCGACGGTTGCGGATGACCCGACCAAAATCGCCTGCTCCGGGCCTTTTGTCGTCAAATCATTTTCACCCAACAAGGAGCTTCGGCTGGCAGCCAATCCGAACTACTGGAAAGTGGACAATGCCGGTACGGTGCTGCCCTACCTCAACGAAGTCGTCTATGACCTGGGGGTGGATCGCAAGACCCAGTCGGAGCGGTTCGTCGAAGGCAAGTACGATGTCATTGACTACCTGCTGCCAGAGCAGGCCAAGGCCGTGGAGGGACAGGCCAAGGTACGTAATGCCGGCGGCTCGCTGCGCGTGTGGACGCTGGTCGGCAACACGCGGATTGACCAGACCAAGGTGGACCGGAACCGCGCCAAGCATTTTCTCAATGATGACTTCCGGGAAGCTGTCTCACGGCTCATTGACCGCAAACGCCTGGCCGCGTCCGTGCTGGGGGGCAACGCCGACCCCTGCTTTGGTCTCATCACCCCCGGCAATACCACCTGGTATGACCCGAATGCACCCCGCTATGAACCCAATGTGGAAACGGCCAAAGCGGCCCTGCAGGCCGCCGGCTACAGTTACCGGGACGGCAAACTCATTGACGGGATCAAGACGCCGGTACGCTTCAAGTTCACTGTTCCCAAAGAGCCAACCGCTGTTGCCATCGGGCAGTCCATCGTACAGGACCTGACCGCGGCCGGACTGGACATCGTGCTGGACGAACAACCCCTGGAAAAGTGGTGGAAAGCGTTGACCTCCGGGGTTTTCGACATGATTCTGGTCGAAATTCAGCCGGAACTTCCCGACCCCATCTTCCTTCAGCCCTTTGTGACCGGCAGCCGCCCCTACTTTGCCGAACCGGTTATTACCAACGCGCAAACGGACCTGCGGGGCTACGACTGGTTCAAGAAAATAGCCAAAAACTTCGACCTGGCACTGCGCCAGAAAACCATTGAAGAGCGGCGCAAACTCTATAACGATTTTCAGCGAAGCTGGAATGAGGTCACGCCGGTTCTGCACCTTGTCTCGGAACACACCATTGCCGGGGCCCGCTCCAATGTGCTGAACATCCGCCTGGCGAAATTCGACCCCGCTGCCACGTGGAATCTCGAGGAGCTTTACCTCAAGTAA
- a CDS encoding roadblock/LC7 domain-containing protein, translated as MSSAALVLYGEEYQQIKNIIARLCEDANARMVFLIDKNGQKIADHGDVGAIDTTSLASLTAGNVAATDALAHLVGEKEFPVLSHEGERDNIHISIVAQRVILVVIFDERSSLGLVRLRVKRAATDMAEVLEAIARKVEEEKARGVNLESPFAEITEDDIDNLFSD; from the coding sequence ATGTCAAGTGCCGCGCTGGTGCTCTACGGTGAAGAGTATCAGCAAATCAAGAACATCATTGCCCGCCTGTGTGAAGACGCCAACGCCCGGATGGTGTTTCTGATCGACAAGAACGGTCAGAAGATCGCCGACCACGGAGATGTTGGCGCCATTGACACCACGAGTCTGGCTTCACTGACCGCCGGCAATGTCGCTGCCACGGATGCACTGGCGCATCTGGTTGGCGAGAAAGAGTTTCCGGTTCTGTCACACGAGGGGGAACGGGATAACATCCACATCTCGATTGTGGCACAGCGGGTGATCCTGGTCGTCATCTTTGATGAGCGGTCGAGTTTGGGGCTGGTGCGCCTCCGGGTCAAGCGGGCCGCAACCGATATGGCGGAAGTGCTGGAAGCCATCGCCCGCAAGGTCGAGGAAGAAAAGGCCCGTGGCGTCAATCTTGAATCACCCTTTGCCGAAATCACCGAGGACGATATTGACAACTTGTTTTCTGATTGA
- a CDS encoding GTP-binding protein: MTFINYAAREINCKLVYYGPGLGGKTTNLQYIYDTTSPQAKGKLISLATETDRTLFFDFLPLELGTVRGFKTRFHLYTVPGQVFYDASRKLILKGVDGVVFVADSQEERMDANIESLWNLEQNLKAQGYDLMKIPYVLQLNKRDLPSALPVEELKKELMRKGEPVFEAVAYKGTGVFDTLKAVAKQVLVELKKGGG, encoded by the coding sequence TTGACGTTCATCAATTACGCTGCCCGTGAAATCAACTGTAAGCTCGTCTATTACGGCCCCGGTCTTGGCGGGAAGACGACGAACCTGCAATATATTTACGACACGACTTCTCCGCAGGCGAAGGGCAAGCTGATCAGCCTGGCCACGGAAACCGACCGGACGCTGTTTTTTGACTTTCTCCCGCTGGAACTCGGCACCGTACGGGGCTTCAAGACCCGTTTCCACCTCTACACCGTGCCGGGACAGGTCTTTTACGACGCCAGCCGCAAGCTGATTCTCAAAGGCGTGGATGGTGTGGTCTTCGTGGCCGACTCGCAGGAAGAGCGTATGGATGCCAACATCGAGTCGCTCTGGAACCTGGAGCAGAACCTCAAGGCACAGGGCTATGACCTGATGAAAATTCCGTACGTCCTGCAGCTCAACAAGCGTGACCTGCCCAGCGCCCTGCCGGTCGAAGAACTCAAAAAAGAACTCATGCGCAAAGGCGAGCCGGTGTTTGAAGCTGTCGCCTACAAGGGCACGGGTGTTTTCGATACGCTCAAGGCGGTGGCCAAACAGGTACTGGTCGAACTCAAGAAAGGCGGCGGTTAG